A single Lolium perenne isolate Kyuss_39 chromosome 6, Kyuss_2.0, whole genome shotgun sequence DNA region contains:
- the LOC127305414 gene encoding cinnamoyl-CoA reductase 1, with the protein MSSYLETKAMDNGEKKQQQLVCVTGAGGFIGSWVVKELLLHGYRVRGTARDPVDSKNAHLLALEGAKEGLSLCGADLLDCDDLRAAFSGCHGVFHVASPTINNDPELMLAAVEGTRNVMNAAADMGVRRVVFTSSYGAVHMDANRSPDTVMDETCWSDYDFCKQTRNFYCCAKMMAEKTATEEAARRGLELAVVVPSMTIGPALQQAMNMSIAHIARYMMGTKKVCPNAVAAYTDVRDVARAHLLVYERRHDAPSSRYLCIGAVLHRSRLVQLLGDLFPNYHVTAKCEDDGKPMARPYRFSNKRLRDLGLEFTPIRESLYETVMSLKQKGHLRLPVPVPKRARL; encoded by the exons ATGTCGTCCTATTTGGAGACCAAGGCCATGGACAATGGTGAGAAGAAGCAGCAGCAGCTAGTTTGTGTGACTGGAGCAGGAGGCTTCATTGGGTCATGGGTGGTGAAGGAGCTCCTCCTCCATGGCTACCGTGTGAGGGGAACCGCCAGAGACCCCG TTGATAGCAAGAACGCCCACTTGCTTGCCTTGGAGGGAGCCAAAGAGGGGTTATCCCTGTGCGGCGCTGATCTCCTCGACTGCGACGACCTCCGCGCCGCCTTCAGCGGATGCCACGGCGTCTTCCATGTGGCCTCCCCAACCATCAACAACGACCCA GAGCTCATGCTGGCTGCCGTGGAGGGAACTAGGAACGTGATGAACGCTGCGGCAGACATGGGCGTGCGGCGCGTGGTGTTCACCTCATCCTACGGCGCTGTGCACATGGACGCCAACCGGAGCCCAGACACGGTGATGGACGAGACGTGTTGGAGCGACTACGACTTCTGCAAACAAACTAGG AACTTTTACTGCTGTGCGAAGATGATGGCGGAGAAGACGGCGACTGAGGAGGCGGCCAGGCGTGGGCTGGAGCTGGCGGTGGTGGTGCCGTCCATGACGATCGGTCCAGCGCTTCAGCAGGCAATGAACATGAGCATCGCCCACATCGCGCGCTACATGATGGGCACCAAGAAGGTCTGCCCCAATGCCGTTGCCGCCTACACCGACGTCCGCGACGTCGCCCGCGCGCACCTGCTCGTCTACGAGCGCCGCCACGATGCACCGAGCAGCCGCTACCTCTGCATCGGCGCCGTGCTCCACCGTTCCCGCTTGGTGCAACTTCTCGGGGACCTCTTCCCGAACTACCACGTCACGGCCAA GTGCGAAGACGACGGCAAGCCAATGGCCAGGCCGTACAGGTTCTCCAACAAGAGGCTCAGGGACCTGGGACTGGAGTTCACTCCTATTAGGGAGAGTCTGTACGAGACGGTGATGTCCCTGAAGCAAAAGGGACACCTGCGTCTGCCTGTTCCGGTGCCAAAGCGCGCACGGCTATGA